The Solibacillus daqui genome has a segment encoding these proteins:
- a CDS encoding BTAD domain-containing putative transcriptional regulator, which produces MEQHVFVSKLIPPTPTNYYLRKANLMKKLTGWHQAKCTILHSSAGYGKTSLISQFIQDSNTSCAWYQITSDDDSIFPFLRHFIYSVQQNFPSFGENLKGWDLNIKFHNVEELLQLSKQLVNEFHKITIPFIMVLDDYHHVSHVFSINYVMNQLLQYLPRQHHLIVASRKMPEWSCLLHLRMNNQLIECFEHEFVFSEDDVQFLFETYFERKVSDKECEFVMQMTEGWAMAVMLLAYQAKYSPQKLVDIAQGNVVNFFAYLSAEVFEKLDEQFQQDLLKVGIHQVISLEELTELYGADWVKGLQDNLKNLAFVIPLAGGTKYRFHALFQHFLQQRLQEHAPALFEQYHEEAANYYASHQQGIQAVSHAAQLKNKTYYATHLLQFSQQFIEAGQFDYLLDRLKDLSQDEKNYQLLFYEGESQRYRAQYEKAKNAYMECFHKAQSEQDLLYMMRAQFGLANIYLDTLQPVFAEHHLQQTIELLMQVDVSEEESQQINSYYTENLINLGRAGEAQRWSNGQNLKLSLNNIDARMYLRQGQLEQAKEILQQRVVKQFRWEEAHRTTDLLLVLIDVLMGENEQAYARIIESEKEQLVDMPFTLAIIKLRKGLALLNMDVKDLTLAKQCLDETLELMGQIHVKRVKAECYMGLVLFHRDNVNEAKRYAQMGLRETEKVQDYWMSALLLTALTKVLVENEHYEEAIETAKQALAYYTCSEDSYGQMICSFWLAVCNEQLGRRTQAIQDYEVYWNLCSEKYPYFIKRRTLFGPQRSLLFIRLAQRLEKQHELFVMMAAENVPNTQLHLTLFGPVSIQREQQVVHDKEWKRMKAKELFLYLYSCRDQFVTKQQLCEVIWNYDEEAMVRDFKVVYNAMLKTLEPNRSAREESHFIIRRQHLYKLDTAWIQSDVALFEYYMQKGFDESIPKISNEWLKLAIRFVDSPFCSDIDRDWVNTLRVYYEEQAIKVMERLAQNYVRLQSFTDVIYYANRMRTIDDGYEEAYRLLILAHYYLGNRREALKIYDECVKVLDEQYELPPMETTEQLYDLILKM; this is translated from the coding sequence ATGGAGCAACATGTTTTTGTATCTAAGTTAATTCCTCCAACACCAACTAATTACTATTTAAGAAAAGCAAATTTAATGAAGAAACTTACAGGTTGGCATCAAGCGAAATGTACAATTTTGCATAGTAGCGCAGGTTACGGAAAAACATCACTTATTAGCCAGTTTATCCAAGATAGCAATACATCCTGTGCGTGGTATCAAATTACTTCGGATGATGATTCGATTTTCCCTTTTTTAAGGCACTTTATTTATAGTGTTCAACAAAATTTCCCGTCATTTGGAGAAAATTTAAAAGGATGGGATTTGAACATAAAATTTCATAATGTAGAAGAATTACTTCAGCTTTCAAAACAACTAGTAAACGAGTTTCATAAAATTACAATACCGTTCATTATGGTGTTAGACGATTATCATCATGTATCGCATGTTTTTTCTATTAATTATGTAATGAATCAGTTGCTTCAATATTTACCACGGCAACATCATTTAATAGTGGCCTCGCGTAAAATGCCTGAATGGAGTTGCTTACTTCATTTAAGAATGAACAATCAGCTCATTGAGTGCTTTGAGCATGAATTTGTATTTTCCGAAGATGATGTGCAATTTTTATTCGAGACTTATTTTGAACGCAAGGTCTCGGACAAAGAATGTGAATTTGTTATGCAAATGACTGAGGGCTGGGCGATGGCGGTTATGTTACTTGCATATCAAGCAAAATATAGTCCTCAAAAATTAGTAGATATTGCACAAGGGAACGTTGTGAATTTTTTTGCTTATTTATCAGCAGAAGTATTTGAAAAATTGGATGAACAATTTCAGCAGGACTTGTTGAAAGTAGGCATTCATCAAGTAATCTCGCTAGAAGAATTGACCGAGTTATATGGGGCTGATTGGGTAAAGGGCTTGCAGGATAATCTGAAAAATTTAGCCTTTGTCATTCCATTAGCAGGTGGTACAAAGTATCGCTTCCATGCATTATTCCAGCATTTTTTACAGCAAAGATTACAAGAACATGCTCCGGCACTTTTTGAGCAATATCATGAAGAAGCTGCAAATTATTATGCAAGTCATCAGCAAGGAATACAAGCCGTTTCACATGCTGCCCAACTTAAAAATAAAACGTATTATGCAACACACTTATTACAGTTTTCGCAACAGTTTATTGAAGCAGGACAATTTGATTATTTACTTGATCGGTTAAAAGATTTGTCCCAGGATGAAAAAAACTATCAATTGCTGTTTTATGAAGGTGAGAGCCAGCGTTACCGAGCGCAATATGAAAAGGCGAAAAATGCCTATATGGAGTGCTTCCACAAAGCACAGTCTGAGCAGGATCTATTATATATGATGCGTGCCCAGTTTGGCTTAGCCAATATTTATTTGGATACATTACAGCCAGTTTTTGCTGAACACCACTTACAGCAAACAATCGAATTATTAATGCAAGTAGACGTAAGTGAGGAAGAAAGTCAGCAAATTAACAGCTATTATACGGAAAACTTGATTAATTTAGGGCGGGCAGGAGAAGCACAACGATGGAGTAATGGGCAAAATTTGAAGTTGAGCTTAAATAATATTGATGCGCGCATGTACTTACGTCAGGGGCAACTGGAACAAGCAAAGGAAATTTTACAACAACGTGTAGTGAAGCAATTTCGCTGGGAAGAGGCACATCGAACAACGGATTTATTGCTTGTACTCATTGATGTTTTAATGGGCGAAAATGAGCAAGCCTATGCCCGTATTATTGAAAGTGAGAAGGAACAATTAGTTGATATGCCATTCACACTTGCGATAATAAAGCTGAGAAAAGGTCTCGCGCTATTAAATATGGATGTGAAAGATTTGACCTTAGCAAAGCAGTGTTTAGACGAAACATTAGAATTAATGGGGCAAATTCACGTGAAGCGTGTAAAAGCAGAATGCTATATGGGTCTTGTATTATTTCATAGAGACAATGTAAATGAAGCGAAACGTTATGCCCAAATGGGTTTGAGAGAAACAGAAAAAGTGCAGGATTACTGGATGTCAGCGCTACTACTAACAGCTTTAACGAAAGTTTTAGTAGAAAACGAGCATTATGAAGAGGCGATTGAGACTGCGAAACAAGCACTTGCTTATTATACATGCAGCGAAGACAGCTATGGCCAAATGATTTGTTCGTTTTGGTTAGCTGTTTGTAATGAACAATTAGGTCGACGAACACAGGCAATTCAGGATTATGAAGTGTATTGGAATCTTTGCTCGGAAAAGTATCCTTACTTTATTAAAAGGCGCACTTTATTTGGTCCACAAAGGTCCTTGTTATTTATACGATTAGCGCAACGTCTAGAAAAGCAACATGAGCTTTTTGTAATGATGGCAGCAGAAAACGTTCCCAATACGCAACTACATTTAACGTTATTTGGACCCGTATCGATTCAACGAGAGCAACAGGTGGTTCATGATAAAGAATGGAAAAGAATGAAAGCAAAAGAATTGTTTTTATATCTGTACAGTTGTCGGGACCAATTTGTTACCAAACAACAGTTATGCGAAGTGATTTGGAATTATGATGAAGAAGCAATGGTAAGGGACTTTAAAGTAGTCTATAATGCTATGTTAAAAACACTAGAGCCAAATCGCTCAGCTCGCGAAGAAAGTCATTTTATTATTCGACGACAGCATCTTTACAAGCTAGATACGGCTTGGATTCAAAGTGACGTAGCATTATTTGAGTACTATATGCAAAAAGGGTTTGACGAGTCCATACCTAAAATTTCGAATGAATGGTTAAAGCTAGCGATACGCTTTGTTGACTCTCCATTTTGCTCAGATATTGATCGGGATTGGGTGAACACTTTACGGGTTTATTACGAAGAGCAAGCAATAAAAGTAATGGAACGTTTAGCTCAAAACTATGTAAGATTACAAAGTTTTACAGATGTAATTTACTATGCGAATCGAATGCGAACAATTGATGATGGCTATGAAGAAGCATATCGTTTACTGATTTTAGCTCATTATTATCTAGGGAATCGAAGAGAAGCGTTAAAAATTTATGACGAATGCGTAAAAGTATTAGATGAACAATATGAGCTACCTCCAATGGAAACGACCGAGCAACTATATGACCTTATTTTAAAAATGTAA
- a CDS encoding substrate-binding domain-containing protein — protein sequence MKKHLWLVFAVLSMFLLVACNNDSNESASTSTDSGVQGESGKEEVVSSDPIKVGVLASLTGALESYGKQTKNGFELGLEYATGGTMEVEGRKIEVVWEDTETKPEVAVQKATKLLEDDAVDFLVGSSSSGDTLAVLPLAEEYEKIMIVEPAVADSITGSEFNPYIFRTARNSSQDAYAAAAAIAGEGVKIATFAPDYSFGLDGVSAFKTAAEKLGAEIVLEEYADPAATDFTSNLQKIIEAKPDFLFVVWAGANSPWNQIADLKLQEKGIKISTGAPDIIALQFMEPLIGMEGFTVYHHTLPNNDVNDWLVKEHKARFNGEVPDLFTPGGFSAAVAIVEALKKSGGDADGNALIPLMEGMSFETPKGTMTFRKEDHQALQPMYSIKLEKVAEFDYPIPVLIRELSPEETEPPIMN from the coding sequence ATGAAAAAGCATTTATGGTTAGTTTTTGCGGTATTATCTATGTTTTTATTAGTTGCGTGTAATAACGACTCAAATGAAAGCGCTTCAACGAGTACAGATTCAGGCGTACAAGGTGAAAGCGGTAAAGAAGAAGTTGTTTCAAGTGACCCAATTAAAGTAGGTGTTCTTGCTTCATTAACAGGTGCGCTTGAATCGTACGGCAAGCAAACGAAGAATGGTTTTGAACTGGGCCTAGAGTATGCAACAGGAGGCACGATGGAAGTTGAAGGGCGCAAAATTGAGGTTGTTTGGGAAGATACAGAAACAAAGCCAGAAGTAGCAGTTCAAAAAGCGACGAAGCTATTAGAGGATGATGCAGTTGATTTCTTAGTAGGTTCTTCAAGCTCAGGTGATACGTTAGCTGTTTTACCGTTAGCCGAAGAGTACGAAAAAATTATGATTGTTGAGCCAGCGGTTGCGGATAGTATTACAGGTTCAGAATTTAATCCATATATTTTCCGTACAGCACGTAACTCTTCACAAGATGCCTATGCAGCGGCAGCAGCCATTGCGGGAGAAGGCGTAAAAATTGCAACATTCGCACCAGACTATTCATTTGGTTTGGATGGGGTATCTGCATTCAAAACAGCAGCAGAAAAATTAGGGGCTGAAATTGTTTTAGAAGAATATGCAGACCCAGCAGCAACCGATTTCACGTCGAATTTACAAAAAATCATTGAAGCGAAACCAGATTTTTTATTTGTTGTTTGGGCAGGAGCGAACTCTCCGTGGAATCAAATTGCAGATTTAAAACTTCAAGAAAAGGGCATTAAAATTTCGACAGGTGCTCCGGATATTATCGCACTTCAGTTTATGGAGCCGTTAATTGGAATGGAAGGATTCACAGTTTATCACCATACATTACCAAATAATGATGTCAATGATTGGTTAGTAAAAGAGCACAAAGCGCGCTTTAATGGCGAAGTTCCTGATTTATTCACACCTGGTGGATTCTCAGCGGCTGTTGCGATTGTTGAGGCACTGAAAAAATCAGGCGGAGATGCGGATGGGAATGCATTAATTCCGTTAATGGAAGGTATGTCATTTGAAACGCCAAAAGGCACAATGACCTTCCGTAAAGAAGATCATCAAGCATTACAACCAATGTATTCCATTAAATTAGAAAAAGTAGCAGAGTTCGATTATCCAATTCCTGTGCTTATTCGTGAGTTATCACCGGAAGAAACAGAACCACCAATTATGAATTAA